The Tubulanus polymorphus chromosome 1, tnTubPoly1.2, whole genome shotgun sequence genome contains a region encoding:
- the LOC141912815 gene encoding transmembrane protein 41A-like, with protein sequence MKASILWLPLIFLSFTLYLYLLSANFPTSDGAELFKVSFPKNLADLKILSESLGEYKTVHSGYVLALFCSAYLYKQSFAIPGSVFMNILGGALFGSLYSFPLVCFLTATGATCCYAMSRMFGKVYVIKYFPNKVKLLQQKVEENSDGLFFFLLFLRLFPMSPNWFLNVASPILNIPIHLFFLSVLIGLMPYNFICVQTGGLLSEIQSIDDIFTSWTLFKLLAIALVALVPGFVMKRFRKSPSKTGHPEQLLKRA encoded by the exons ATGAAGGCGTCGATACTGTGGTTACCTCTTATTTTCCTGAGCTTCACACtttacttatatttactaTCTGCCAATTTCCCGACGTCGGATGGAGCTGAGCT GTTTAAGGTTTCATTTCCAAAGAATCTTGCCGATCTGAAGATACTCTCTGAATCTCTTGGAGAATACAAGACGGTCCATAGTGGCTATGTTTTAGCACTTTTCTGTAGCGCTTACTTATATAAGCAGAGTTTTGCTATACCGGGATCAGTTTTTATG AATATTTTAGGTGGGGCGTTATTTGGAAGTCTATATAGTTTCCCTTTAGTGTGTTTTCTAACGGCAACTGGTGCGACATGCTGCTATGCAATGTCTCGGATGTTTGGCAAAGTTTACGTTATTAAATACTTTCCTAACAAAGTAAAACTACTACAGCAAAAG GTTGAAGAAAATTCTGATGGCTTATTCTTCTTCTTGTTGTTTCTCAGACTATTCCCAATGTCTCCAAACTGGTTCTTAAATGTCGCATCTCCCATACTCAATATTCCCATCCATCTGTTCTTTCTCTCTGTTTTAATCG GTCTGATGCCGTATAACTTCATCTGCGTGCAAACTGGTGGTTTATTATCTGAAATTCAGTCCATCGATGATATATTCACGTCGTGGACCTTGTTCAAATTATTAGCTATAGCTCTCGTTGCATTAGTTCCGGGATTCGTGATGAAACGCTTCCGTAAATCACCGTCGAAGACTGGACATCCTGAACAGTTGCTCAAGAGGGCATGA
- the LOC141904331 gene encoding mitochondrial 2-oxodicarboxylate carrier-like: protein MPEEQKSGDEAVRKVKLAGMQFAAGGCAGFVEVSLMHPLDLVKTRFQIQRGPDDPNRYKSLADCFRRMYKTEGAFSFYKGILPPLLAETPKRATKFFTFEQYKNLFMFGNATATPVTFSLAGLCSGLTEAVVINPFEVVKVKLQAERGVSLKQQKSTWSTAREIMRERGFGLRGINLGLPATLGRHGVWNMVYFGFYHTVKGYIPESKDPSMDLLRRFAIGLAAGSLASVINIPFDVAKSRIQGPQPVTGSRKYQHCFKTIGTVFREEGFLALYKGLLPKMLRLGPGGAIMLIVYENVSGFLQKQFL from the exons ATGCCAGAAGAACAGAAAAGTGGTGATGAAGCAGTGAGGAAAGTGAAATTGGCTGGCATGCAGTTTGCCGCTGGGGGATGCGCAg GATTTGTCGAAGTGTCTCTGATGCATCCGTTAGATTTGGTGAAGACACGCTTCCAGATACAACGTGGGCCTGATGATCCAAATCGTTATAAATCATTGGCTGATTGTTTCCGGCGCATGTATAAAACTGAAGG GGCATTTTCTTTCTACAAAGGAATTCTACCTCCATTACTCGCTGAAACCCCGAAACGAGCAACAAAATTTTTTACCTTTGAGCAGTATAAAAATTTGTTCATGTTTGGGAACGCTACAGCTACTCCAGTG ACATTCTCGTTAGCTGGCTTATGTTCCGGTCTTACAGAAGCTGTCGTCATAAATCCATTTGAAGTGGTGAAAGTGAAACTACAAGCAGAACGCGGAGTATCTTTGAAACAG CAAAAAAGCACCTGGTCAACAGCAAGAGAAATTATGCGTGAACGGGGATTTGGTTTGCGAGGTATTAACTTAGGACTTCCCGCTACACTCGGTCGTCACGGTGTATGGAATATGGTCTATTTCGGTTTCTATCATACCGTAAAAGGTTACATACCAGAAAGCAAG GACCCTAGCATGGATCTTTTGCGTAGATTTGCTATCGGTTTAGCAGCTGGATCGCTGGCTTCGGTTATTAATATACCGTTCGACGTAGCGAAGAGTCGTATTCAGGGTCCACAACCAGTCACTGGCTctagaaaatatcaacattgCTTTAAAACTATCGGAACAGTTTTCCGAGAGGAAGG ATTTCTGGCTTTATACAAAGGACTTTTACCAAAAATGCTTCGTCTAGGACCCG gTGGAGCTATAATGTTGATTGTCTACGAAAATGTCTCCGGATTTTTGCAGAAGCAGTTTCTCTAG
- the LOC141904342 gene encoding uncharacterized protein LOC141904342: MNEKLLLIRLIFLFSLILSAHSANTVICHHRQCVNSATNCLHLNAKVCEGVFCKKVVSKNSTTRVQTMNYGCAVDCTEDTTSTFQKIYCCQAQLCNYAERRQFAMISALLSAMAAYAYMTGN, translated from the exons ATGAATGAGAAATTGTTACTTATACgcttgatatttttgttttctcttATATTATCAG CTCATAGTGCAAATACCGTGATATGTCACCACAGACAATGTGTGAATAGCGCAACAAACTGTCTTCATTTAAATGCTAAAGTTTGCGAAGGTGTATTTTGTAAA AAAGTAGTATCAAAAAATTCGACAACTCGAGTCCAAACCATGAATTACGGATGCGCTGTTGATTGCACGGAGGATACTACGTCCACATTCCAAAAGATCTACTGTTGTCAGGCTCAACTCTGCAATTACGCTGAACGGCGGCAATTTGCCATGATCTCCGCGCTTTTATCCGCCATGGCGGCGTATGCGTATATGACAGGAAATTAG
- the LOC141900669 gene encoding uncharacterized protein LOC141900669, whose amino-acid sequence MRVSMEQWVNKKCISLFRIDTPQVECDPGLWLKWTVYPGRFISDYNDRGYNDMTIKQCEIACLTEETFKCLSADYNKNNSLCNLSSVNKKVAPSKFEISKAKMGDDNSDFVLHHLEWECVDSPMKAEIFEGFKAVKSPSKSLANVDSLLQCSMECKAYQSCTAGQWDIEEKTCDLISNGDLEPGMMQMEKMTYFSFKPEK is encoded by the exons atgCGTGTATCAATGGAACAGTGGGTGaataaaaaatgtatttctttattcAGAATAGACACAC CCCAGGTAGAATGCGATCCTGGTTTGTGGTTGAAATGGACGGTTTACCCTGGCCGGTTCATTTCTGATTACAATGATCGGGGATATAACGATATGACCATAAAGCAATGTGAAATTGCGTGTTTAACCGAAGAAACCTTTAAATGTCTTTCGGCGGATTATAACAAGAACAATTCGTTGTGCAATTTGTCCAGTGTCAATAAAAAAGTGgcaccatcaaaatttgaaatcagcaaGGCGAAGATGGGCGACGATAATTCGGACTTCGTATTGCATCATCTAGAATGGGAGTGTGTAG ATTCTCCGATGAAAGCTGAAATTTTCGAGGGATTCAAAGCTGTGAAATCACCATCAAAATCACTGGCAAATGTCGATTCTCTTTTACAATGTTCAATGGAATGCAAAGCGTATCAATCTTGTACGGCTGGACAATGGGATATAGAAGAAAAAACATGTGATCTTATTAGTAATGGTGACCTCGAACCAGGAATGATGCAGATGGAAAAAATGacatattttagtttcaagCCAGAAAAATAG
- the LOC141903134 gene encoding E3 ubiquitin-protein ligase synoviolin-like isoform X2 → MKAVGVLLTLGSFMLTGAVVANAFFQKKQFYPSVVYITKSNPSMAVLYVQAFVFVILSAKLLRKLFFGQLRAAELEHLIERSWYAVTETCLAFTVFRDDFSTRFVAMFTLLLFLKCFHWLAEDRVDYMESSPMISWLFHLRAVSLLVFLGTLDLYFINHAYYSTLMKGASVQLVFGFEYAVLLTMQVSILVKYVLHTVDLQSENPWDNKAVYLLYTELIVGAVKVFLYSAFMVIMIKVHTFPLFAIRPMYLTMRSFKKAVNDVLMSRRAIRNMNTLYPDATAEELQSGDNVCIICREEMVTACKKLPCNHIFHSSCLRSWFQRQQTCPTCRMDVLRIQQPTAPAAQPAPVQPVQQQQPNPMFPGFAFPGWPQAPPQVPPSTSGSSASTAATTAATATSMPSTSMPPFTMSYYMPPYMGMGMGMGMGMGYGMPPPPMPSNDLSSLSDSELRAMEGHERQNVEARIECLRNIQTLLDMAMVQMQQYYSVSTVNGIYVPGAANRGAAQTETSSSTTAEGSIPSTKPVVDNISANVSDSATSGGARRKDNWDFSDLEGAIGFTAPKESTLEEMIPKSDDADITINEVRQRRLNRFASVETSKSNDASNDE, encoded by the exons ATGAAGGCTGTTGGTGTTTTATTAACTCTCGGGAGCTTCATGCTCACCGGGGCTGTGGTAGCTAATGCGTTTTTTCAGAAGAAACAATTTTATCCTTCGGTGGTCTACATCACGAAGTCTAATCCGAGCATGGCG GTTCTTTATGTTCAAGCATTCGTGTTTGTTATATTGTCTGCTAAATTATTacgaaaattattttttggcCAACTGAGAGCTGCTGAATTGGAG CATCTGATTGAGAGATCGTGGTACGCAGTAACGGAGACATGTTTAGCGTTCACGGTTTTCCGCGATGATTTTAGTACCCGTTTCGTAGCCATGTTTACTTTACTACTCTTTCTAAAATGTTTCCATTGGTTGGCTGAAGACAGAGTTGATTAT ATGGAAAGCAGCCCGATGATATCTTGGCTTTTTCACCTTCGAGCTGTTA GTTTGCTGGTTTTCCTTGGTACCTTAGATctgtattttataaatcatgCTTATTACAGTACTTTGATGAAAGGAGCATCCGTTCAACTTGTATTTGGATTTGAG TATGCTGTGCTATTGACAATGCAGGTTTCGATATTAGTTAAATATGTTTTACACACAGTTGATCTTCAAAGTGAAAATCCGTGGGATAACAAAGCTGTTTATCTGTTATACACTGAACTCATTGTTG GTGCTGTTAAAGTGTTTTTGTACTCTGCATTTATGGTAATCATGATTAAAGTTCACACATTCCCGTTGTTTGCCATCAGACCCATGTACCTCACCATGCG ATCATTTAAGAAGGCGGTGAATGATGTGTTAATGTCGAGGAGGGCGATCAGGAATATGAATACATTATACCCCGATGCCACGGCTGAAGAACTTCAATCCGGAGATAATGTTTGTATTATTTGTCGTGAGGAGATGGTCACCGCATGTAAAAAACTGCCGTGCAACCACATTTTTCATTCGAGTTGTCTGCGTTCATGGTTTCAAAGGCAGCAGACGTGTCCGACTTGTCGTATGGATGTTTTACGCATACAACAACCTACAGCACCGGCAGCTCAGCCTGCTCCAGTTCAACCTGTACAGCAACAACAACCTAATCCTA TGTTTCCTGGTTTTGCGTTTCCTGGTTGGCCTCAAGCTCCACCACAAGTGCCGCCATCCA CATCTGGTTCATCAGCATCCACTGCAGCAACaactgctgctactgctaccAGTATGCCATCAACATCAATGCCTCCATTTACTATGTCGTATTATATGCCTCCATACATGGGTATGGGAATGGGCATGGGCATGGGCATGGGCTACG GAATGCCACCACCACCTATGCCATCGAATGATCTGTCCAGTCTATCGGATTCAGAACTACGCGCTATGGAAGGCCACGAACGGCAAAATGTTGAGGCGAGAATCGAGTGCCTGCGTAACATACAAACATTATTAGATATGGCAATGGTTCAAATGCAACAATACTATTCTGTATCAACTGTGAATGG TATCTATGTACCTGGTGCCGCTAATAGGGGTGCTGCCCAGACTGAAACAAGTAGCTCAACAACAGCGGAAGGATCGATACCCTCTACAAAGCCTGTCGTAGACAACATCAGCGCGAATGTATCTGATTCAGCCACTAGTGGCGGCGCACGTAGGAAGGACA ATTGGGACTTCAGCGATTTAGAGGGCGCAATCGGATTTACGGCCCCGAAAGAATCGACGTTAGAAGAAATGATCCCAAAATCCGACGACGCGGATATAACGATAAACGAAGTGAGACAAAGACGATTAAATCGATTCGCTTCAGTTGAAACGAGTAAATCGAACGATGCATCGAATGACGAATGA
- the LOC141903134 gene encoding E3 ubiquitin-protein ligase synoviolin-like isoform X1: MKAVGVLLTLGSFMLTGAVVANAFFQKKQFYPSVVYITKSNPSMAVLYVQAFVFVILSAKLLRKLFFGQLRAAELEHLIERSWYAVTETCLAFTVFRDDFSTRFVAMFTLLLFLKCFHWLAEDRVDYMESSPMISWLFHLRAVSLLVFLGTLDLYFINHAYYSTLMKGASVQLVFGFEYAVLLTMQVSILVKYVLHTVDLQSENPWDNKAVYLLYTELIVGAVKVFLYSAFMVIMIKVHTFPLFAIRPMYLTMRSFKKAVNDVLMSRRAIRNMNTLYPDATAEELQSGDNVCIICREEMVTACKKLPCNHIFHSSCLRSWFQRQQTCPTCRMDVLRIQQPTAPAAQPAPVQPVQQQQPNPMFPGFAFPGWPQAPPQVPPSTSGSSASTAATTAATATSMPSTSMPPFTMSYYMPPYMGMGMGMGMGMGYGMPPPPMPSNDLSSLSDSELRAMEGHERQNVEARIECLRNIQTLLDMAMVQMQQYYSVSTVNGIYVPGAANRGAAQTETSSSTTAEGSIPSTKPVVDNISANVSDSATSGGARRKDSEYDWDFSDLEGAIGFTAPKESTLEEMIPKSDDADITINEVRQRRLNRFASVETSKSNDASNDE; encoded by the exons ATGAAGGCTGTTGGTGTTTTATTAACTCTCGGGAGCTTCATGCTCACCGGGGCTGTGGTAGCTAATGCGTTTTTTCAGAAGAAACAATTTTATCCTTCGGTGGTCTACATCACGAAGTCTAATCCGAGCATGGCG GTTCTTTATGTTCAAGCATTCGTGTTTGTTATATTGTCTGCTAAATTATTacgaaaattattttttggcCAACTGAGAGCTGCTGAATTGGAG CATCTGATTGAGAGATCGTGGTACGCAGTAACGGAGACATGTTTAGCGTTCACGGTTTTCCGCGATGATTTTAGTACCCGTTTCGTAGCCATGTTTACTTTACTACTCTTTCTAAAATGTTTCCATTGGTTGGCTGAAGACAGAGTTGATTAT ATGGAAAGCAGCCCGATGATATCTTGGCTTTTTCACCTTCGAGCTGTTA GTTTGCTGGTTTTCCTTGGTACCTTAGATctgtattttataaatcatgCTTATTACAGTACTTTGATGAAAGGAGCATCCGTTCAACTTGTATTTGGATTTGAG TATGCTGTGCTATTGACAATGCAGGTTTCGATATTAGTTAAATATGTTTTACACACAGTTGATCTTCAAAGTGAAAATCCGTGGGATAACAAAGCTGTTTATCTGTTATACACTGAACTCATTGTTG GTGCTGTTAAAGTGTTTTTGTACTCTGCATTTATGGTAATCATGATTAAAGTTCACACATTCCCGTTGTTTGCCATCAGACCCATGTACCTCACCATGCG ATCATTTAAGAAGGCGGTGAATGATGTGTTAATGTCGAGGAGGGCGATCAGGAATATGAATACATTATACCCCGATGCCACGGCTGAAGAACTTCAATCCGGAGATAATGTTTGTATTATTTGTCGTGAGGAGATGGTCACCGCATGTAAAAAACTGCCGTGCAACCACATTTTTCATTCGAGTTGTCTGCGTTCATGGTTTCAAAGGCAGCAGACGTGTCCGACTTGTCGTATGGATGTTTTACGCATACAACAACCTACAGCACCGGCAGCTCAGCCTGCTCCAGTTCAACCTGTACAGCAACAACAACCTAATCCTA TGTTTCCTGGTTTTGCGTTTCCTGGTTGGCCTCAAGCTCCACCACAAGTGCCGCCATCCA CATCTGGTTCATCAGCATCCACTGCAGCAACaactgctgctactgctaccAGTATGCCATCAACATCAATGCCTCCATTTACTATGTCGTATTATATGCCTCCATACATGGGTATGGGAATGGGCATGGGCATGGGCATGGGCTACG GAATGCCACCACCACCTATGCCATCGAATGATCTGTCCAGTCTATCGGATTCAGAACTACGCGCTATGGAAGGCCACGAACGGCAAAATGTTGAGGCGAGAATCGAGTGCCTGCGTAACATACAAACATTATTAGATATGGCAATGGTTCAAATGCAACAATACTATTCTGTATCAACTGTGAATGG TATCTATGTACCTGGTGCCGCTAATAGGGGTGCTGCCCAGACTGAAACAAGTAGCTCAACAACAGCGGAAGGATCGATACCCTCTACAAAGCCTGTCGTAGACAACATCAGCGCGAATGTATCTGATTCAGCCACTAGTGGCGGCGCACGTAGGAAGGACAGTGAGTATG ATTGGGACTTCAGCGATTTAGAGGGCGCAATCGGATTTACGGCCCCGAAAGAATCGACGTTAGAAGAAATGATCCCAAAATCCGACGACGCGGATATAACGATAAACGAAGTGAGACAAAGACGATTAAATCGATTCGCTTCAGTTGAAACGAGTAAATCGAACGATGCATCGAATGACGAATGA